CTATATTTAATCACTCCGGTGATAACCTAATTTGGAAATTTCTCTAAAATCAAATCACATGGAATCTAGAagtcttgagtttgatttccGTTAGAAATAATATCTTTGTGGCTACACGCTAAAGTTTGACCTAATTTACATGTCGTGTTGTAATTGGAAAACTTTTGGGTTCAATTCCCTTTAGGAACAACACTCATATGGCAAATTAGAATTGATAACCAAAGGACTAATACATGTCCAAAAATAAAATGACAGTTACATTTCTTTGCTCACCTTCTATAATTATATCCAAATGTATACCTatgaggtaaaaaaaaaaaagatgcaccGAAAATCTAATGAAAAATAACACGTGGCGTCGATATATTGGGCCAAGCGGACCAGGGGCAAGAACCCAGTGATTGCCTTCAGTGAGTTAAGAGGCAATCCCACCGTGAATTCTCCAATCTAAGCGCCGTCTTTAGTTCTCGTCTTGACGGAAGTAGGTGGTGCTTCCTCTTCTCCGCTTTCTCTCCCTCGCACTCGAGCTAGACAgagagaagaggagagagaatcaTGTCGAAGAAGAAGGCTTTCACGGGCAACACTATGACCCTCAAGGACTTCCATGGCGGTTCCATCCCATCTGATCTGCCACTTCCGTCTGCTCCTGGTGTGTAAGTATCAGTTTACCCTCCATCCCTCTTGTTTGAATTTaactcaaatcaattttttttatcatggtTGAGGGTTTGTTGATTTTATGGAGACTTGATCTGTGCCCtccattaattttgttttgtgtCAATTCACGCACAAAACCTAGTGGTTTGcttctttgatttttgattaaTGGAATGGACTAGATCTACTAATTGTAAGACCCTAATTCGTAAATCTTTGCTTTTCTTTAGAACTATTAGGCCTGTGGATCGTTCCGGTTATGACCGATCAGGATCTTGGGGGAACTCGATGGGGATGGGCCGGCCTGATCATCGTGCCCGGCCTCACTCATCTCCAGCTACGAGGCATTTCGATGATAAATCCCCGTTTCTTACTCATACAGCGCAGATTGGTCGTAATTTTGATGAAGATGAACGTAAACCCTTGGATGGAGGTTCGGCCCCCAGGAGAACAGTTAGTGATGACAGCTTTCGTGTCCCACAGACTCGTACAGAGCTGAGACCAGAACCTGCGCCAACCAGTGGTGTTACTCCTTGGCAGGGGATGGGTCCGGTTGTGCAGGGTGGAGCAGTGAGTTCTTACTCTGTTAGAGTTACTGAGGCTGCGCATGTGGGGATGAATCAACAGAATGTGGGGGCTAATATTGGGCAGAGCGTCGGTGGGCCTCATCAAAATGTTTGGGCGGCGAGGAAGGAGGCCATGGGTGTTCCTGATTCACTGCAATCAACCTGGACTGGGCAGAGTGCTGCTCAGAAGTTGGCGCATGCCAGTGCGCTTGAGAAAGTCTCATCAGGAAGATGGCAGTCGAAAAATACTATTCCTTGTCCGGTGGAGATTGATACAGTTGAGCATTTGGAGACAGATAGTGGCTTACTCTCCAAGGGTTATGATGATAATATGTACAATAGGGTGGATGTGGTTGGAGGATCAGAGTATGCTGATGCGATGTTTGCAAGGCAAATGGAGTGGGGCCTGAGTACTGATCATGAGGTCCAGGTTGCTAGAAAGGACTTTCTGGATCATGAAAGGGTCAGGTCTCCATTGGCTTCAGAAGTACAAGTCAAGAAATCATTAGGTTATGCTGATGGTTCTCATCCACCATGTAACAATAGCAAATATGGTGCCTCTGATGTGCAATCTCCGGTGCCTTCTGAAGTTTTGCAACGTCCTATACTGAAGTTGCTTCCAAGAACGAAGCCATTGGAGAGTGGCGGACCTCCTGCTGTTGATCAAAAGCAGGTATCCACATTTGTACTCTATGAGACTTGttaacaatttttattattatctggttTAATTCATTAACCGAACacattttttttgatgattgaaTAAAGGGTTACCAACAGCCTATCAGTCCTGCTCAAGGTCACACTGAAACTGCTAACATATTTCACGGAATCAAAAATCCTGTAAAACCTGGTTTAGCCGTCTCAGTGGGTGTAAAGCAAGCAGCAGAACGCCCAAAATTAAATCTAAGGCCACGATCACAGCCTCAACAAGGAGAAGGGAGTGATGAACGGGAAAGGTCAGTAAATATGATTTGAGACTTGTCATCCATATCCCAGTTTTTGAGTTCCAAAGAAATTTTTTCAGTTTGGAAAATTGTGGATGTAGATACACACTCTTAGAGATTTCATTATGTCTCTACTCGTGGGGTGTAAATATATCGTTGACTGGAAACCCACTCTTGGCGTTGTAACTTAGCGAATAATTCTAGCTACTAAGTATGGTAATGAACTAATGATCGTAGATTTCTTCATTACCTTTGCCGAAAAAGGCAGCATAGGATTATGGTTGTGACTTGTGACCCATCTTTGGTATCTAGGTCAAATGGAAAAGGACTTgtgtattgtatttttttttatttgcttgtATGCTGGGTATATTAGAGGGAGATCTGCAATAAAACAAGAACATGACCAATAATTGCTCCTATAATGAATCTATTACAATCAAGTccattaaaattattttatatgttcTAAAAACTAGACTATGAGATATTTGAGTGGCTTGGGAACAAATAGTTGAGAGGGCAACGTCATTGTGTGTCAAAAACAAACAGAAGTAGATTTAAAGCCTGTCTTTAATAAGTCATTAGCTATTCAATTAGGTTTTTCgagtaattaaatttttttagagcATTTAGCCTTTAGTGTATGTAGTACTAGGAATGTGAATGTTTCGTTGGATTTGTGGTCATATGAGGGAAGATGGGATTAGAAATGAGATTATGATATTTATGGTGGGAGTAAAATGTGTTTAATATCTTAACCTTCAGTAGAATGTGTTTTCTCCTGTTATTTGATTTCATAGTGGcattcatttgaaacataatgGAAAGGTTATATATGTATCGAACCATACCTACTGAGGTGACCCTCTCAAGAAAACTAGATTTGCTTATGTTATCTTTAAATGATGCAGGAGGGCCTTGTTTGGTGGTGCTCGTCCAAGAGAACAAGTGAGTGGTTACgtttcatatttatttttttttccttgttatgGATGATGGAGCTTGATGTCCTATTCCTGGTCTCCTCAGGTTCTCAAGGAGCGAGGGTTGGATGATGTGGCTATCACCAGACCTGATATTTTGGGTCAACATTCTGATGGGTAGTTCTTTTTTTGCTTCCTTTGCTTTTTGTGTATTACaatttgatttctttgttgTGTTTAATGACAAACGTCTTTTGCTAAATGTTATTTGCTGTGATGTGAAGCAGTAAACATAGCATTCTCAAGACTGAAAGGGGTCCTGAGCATACCGTTTCTATAAGCCATAGTGAAAGAACTGATAATGCTACTCATCATCTGAGAGCAGGGAAGAAATCTGACAGGAAGGATTACAGTGCAGATGTTGAAAGAGGTGGTGACATGCAGAGGAAGAATTATGGTGCGGATGTTGAAAAAGGTGTTACACAGAGGAAGAACTGGCGTAATGAGAACCGTACTAATAATGAGAGGCGACAGCAGCAGCAATTGCCGCAGGAGAGGCAGCCTTCTCCAGAAACTTGGCGAAAGCCTGTTGAGGGACCAAAATCAACCTCTGATGCAGTCGGTGTGCGCCATGGAAAAGCAGCTTCAGCTGTGGAGCTTGCCCAAGTATTTTCAAGATCATTTTCAGATCCAAATGTAGCTGATCCGTATTCTAGTCAAAGGGGCCTCCCAGGCAATACCCAAATGCCTTTTTCAAGACTTATGGACCCAACAGCAAGACCTAAGATCAATGGCTACTAGGTTTGAATACTTCTTTGCACAAAGGTGTTTGCAACTTGGTGGTAAGAAGATCGTCTCTATTATTTAGAACCCACAGCTGGGAAGCATAGAGGGCCCCGACTTCCAACGCACTGATTTTTCAGGCAAACTATGGCCGTACAAAGGGATTGTGATGTCCACGTTGAGTGGGGCCTCCTTATTAACAATGTTTCTTTACTTGACAATTATATGGTTCCTCATTTTTTTTAGAGGACAATTGATTTGTTGTGTCCTAATAATCTGCAAAATATTTCTTTCtagtttgatgttttttttttataagaggaGTGTTACTTTACAGCTGCCATTGTAGAAGTCATGGTCATGATCTTCTATGAGTGGTTAAAAGCTGACAAAACTCTGTTTCCATTCCAACTTTGATTTGGAAACGGGTTTGGAGGGTCAACTCATGCTGTTATTTTGTGAAGTAGTTCGCAGGCTCGGGCATAAAATtagctctttttttaaaaaaatttttatACATGTTCATCGCAGTTGCCTTCGATTTTTCCACTTTCTGGGCCCTAATAAGCATTCTTGTCAATTTCTTGATTGTTGGTGGGATCCAAAATCCACTAAGAGGGCTAGATGGTTGAGTCAGTCCACTGATCCATTGGCGGCATAAGTACCGGAAAAAAGCAAAGGCTGTTAGGTGAAGAACAACCagttaaaacaaaataatatgaTCCATTGATTAGTTGGGGGCAGAAGAGGTAGACCAGTAGTTCTGTTCATTCCAACAATGGAAGCACGCTGTGACCTAGAGGTAGAAGTCAATGGCGAAGCAACTTTCATGGTTAACAAGGTAAAACCTTCTTCTGTTTCTGCTGGCCATATTCATGTCTAGAGTTACAGACTATATATGTCACTTATTAGTATATTTTCCAATCTTGAATTATTGTTGACTATGCAGTTCGTTGTGCTTTCTTATTGTGTCGATTATTTGTGGGATTTCACTTCTTTTCAAAGCATTCTAGGCTGTTCATGAATACCAGTATATACTGAGCTATAAAAATGTCCTGTTGGGGAATTGCCTTTTCACTGATTTTTCTGTTCTGCTATGTCATGCAGAAAATTCTAGCTTCTTTCTCAGGTAGATTCAGCAAGTTATTTACCAAATTGACAGGCAGCACAAGAAAGCTGAAAGTAATATTCCATGACTTTCCCGGCGGTCCATATGGTTTTGAGCTCATGTCAAGATATTGCTACAACAATGGCAGCATTACAATAACTCCATCTAATGTTTTTCTAATACATTCTGCTGCACACTTCATGGAGATCGGCAAGGATTGCTCTGCAACTTTTGACTTAGTGGAACAAACCGAAAATTTTCTCGACGGAATTAGCAACTGGAGTTGGTCTGAGCTTGTGGTTGCTTTGAAACATTCCCAGGATTTACTTCCAGCTCAAGATGTTTCGATTTTATTCGAGAAAATCTTGGATTGCCTTGTCGGAAGGCTTGGTTTACCCATCATCACAAGTCCATATACAACTTTCTCTGAAAATTCTAGCTTTCATTGCTCCTGTGATACAAGGAGCACTGACAGTAGAAGAAACTATTACAGTGCTTCTCCAACAACATGGTGGTTTGAAGATCTTTTGTTTCTAAAAGTTGATTTGATTGAGAAGGTAATACATACGATGACATCGCAGAGATTAGACCAGGCTATGATCTACAAGTTCCTTATTTTTTATCTGAAGGCAGGACTTTATAACGCTGCGACAGCTGACAAGTGTAAAATCTCAGAGATTGTAATCAGTCTGCTCTCTTTGCTCGACCGGAGCTCTCTTTCTTGCAAGGGCTTATTTGAGGTACATAGATTAGTTTCGAGCTTGAGAATAAGCGAGCAGCACAGAGTCATGCTGGAGAGTCTGATAGGTTCGCGACTGGATCAAGCCACTGTGAATCACCTACTCATCACATCTCCATGTGAGAAGGAACAAATGTTTGATGTAAATTTGGTTTTGAGGCTTGTAGAGGCGTTTATCTTTGACGGAAATAGTTGGATATCTTTTGGTCAATTGAAGAAGGTTGCAAGCTTGATGGACTCGTACCTCTTTGAAGTCGCCCCGGATTTGTTTCTGAAACCCTCCAAATTCGCTGCATTAGTCTCAGCGATCCCAGATTCTGCAAGACGTTCTAATGACAGAATTTACCAAGCAGTGGACATTTATCTTGAGGTATGCTGCCTATTACCCTAATTTTCTTCTGCTAAATTGTTGATTTATGTTGAAGCAGCTCTGCTTGCCTCTGAAGTTCGTTTCCAACTCTTTAATGGCAGGTCCATGCCAGGTTATCTGAAGCAGAAAGGATGAGCATCTGTAGTGCAACTAATCAAAACGGCTTCCATTCTAGGCAAAATTAATAGCACTTTTATGATTATGTCATTCTTTTATTGAAACCAAAATACCAAATCTAGCTTTATGTGCGGGTTTGATGACCCGAGTTAGGCCCATATTGAATTTGACGGCCCGAGTTAGGCCCATATTGGATGACCAAACTTGGGCAACTCACACTTCTCTCATGTCAAGCAAAAACTGTGCTTATTAACAAACTATACGGAAGGCTTAACAAACCACaagattctctctttctttctctgtaGGCTAGAGCTGTTATTCTCATGTGAAGATTATCTTTATAACCAATCACAACAACGCCTTAGTTTTAGGTTTAGAAACAGAGCTCCTCTTTCCCTCTCTAGTTTCACCCACAAAAATGGAGTCCATTGGCTCTGCCATGGATAAATTATACATAACTCAAGAACAAAACTACAGGGGAACGATGAGCCAAACACCGCGAAAAGTCACAACCGTGAACTACCTCGCTGAAAGGAGTAGGAGGCGGAAGCTCAGTGATAAGCTCTTGACATTGCGATCTCAGGTTCCCATCATAACAAATGTAAACAACCCTTAACCcaattttcttgcaatttctcGTTTCATTCAAAAGAATTAACAAATTGTTGACACAAATTActggtttttggttttttcccCTGATTTTAGTTGATCATTGATGATGCCATTACTTACATCCAAGAACTACAATCCACTGTCAAGGTTCTCAGTAACCAGCTTTTTGAAAAGGATGTTTCcattgaagaagaaaacaacaagaaacAGAGTGATGAGGAGGTTTTTGCAGAGGAGAAGAAGCAATCTGACATAAAGGTTCAATCTTttcacatatataatttatgttcttTCCCCCAACTTTTTGGACCTAAAAAGGCATAACTGGTTCTATCTTCTTTTTTCTGGTTAATGTCTTGTAGGAAGATGTTGTGGTTAGAGGTATTGATGGAGACAAATTCCAGGTGAAGATTATAATTGAAAAGAGAAGAGGCAGGTTCACTAGATTACTGGAAGACATGGCTTTTTATGGATTCAATCTTAGTGAAACCAATGTTTCTACCTCTAATGGAGCATTCCTTGTTACATCCTGGGTGGAGGTAATTAGTCTGTACTTTCTACAACAATTAGTACTCTGTATTctctgtcaaaaaaaaaagagtagaaataCATGTTTAATTGTTGCGGTAACATGGAACCCACCCAGTTATCCACCGGACGTAAACTGTTTCTGTAAACCATACAGTTAATACTCACTCCTTGTGCTCTATtgtttgattatgatttgtgtgAAATGGTTTTCAGGGTATTTATGGTGATAAACTGCCAATTCACCGAACCAGGGAGCTATCAGGGGGACTTAGAAGCAAATCTTCCAGAAAGTATTGCTGGTTTTCAATTTCTTATCAACTATGAAGTTCTCTCTAGTATTTTAGCTTTTCTATCTACACCATTCGCATATGATTCCAGTATTACAATAAGAACAAGAAATTCAGGATACAAGATTGTTGGGTTAAGGCTCTGGAATGTATATTTATACATCACATTTTTACTTATAACAGTTGGATtattctctgtttttcttctatAAGGGTAaaagtccaaactccaaacagCCAGCACCTCTCAAACAGTGTTTGGTCTAAAGATCTTCACTTTATTAAGCAAGACTGCAAATTGATTAAATTGTGAAAGATTCATTAAAGAAAATGCCAGAAAAAGGACTAATGAATTGGGTTATAACTTTTTCTTACAACAAGGACCCACAAATTCCTAAATCTGCAGGTAGTTAAGCTGTGTTTACTGAGTTGATCCAACTCCATTTCAGTTTATATTTACCAAAAATTCTGTTAttcagaaaggaaaagtaaCCAGTTATGTTAAGATGATATTTATTTAGTCCTTAATCACctgattgaaaatttgaaatcacATACAGTCAGCTTGCCATTTCTGGTTTAAAAAGAAAGACAGTCTACCCTTTGAAAtaaagctaaaaaaaaaaaagaggaaaagataAATAAAGCTAAACACAATCATTTAATTAAGATATTTCCATTTAAATACTACAAACAATTCCCACAATTTAGCATTTTATTGCTAAATATTATCCCCAAATTTCCATTTTTACAGCGCTAATATCATCTATCAACATTAATACTTACTCCAAGATgtccacacactttctcttcaGAACTCTTaaaaaaaaggccaaaaaaaaagaaccaaaaaagaGCAAGCATTTATATTCCTTCTCTCATTTGGAATCCCATCTCTTTCACTGCAACTTTCTCCAACAGAACTCCTGCATTCCACATTCAATTCCAATTGTTTTCAAAGCCTTTCcaactccaaaaaaaaacaaaagaaaatttgatacCTTTTCtgtgaaaattcaaaattgaaatggATATCCAACCGCTTTTTATGTTTGGTTGATGAGAAAGACTGAAATTCAGTGGAGAAATGTGAAATGGAAAGATAACTAACttaattgttttgaaaattgaatacccattagagagagagagagagagagagttgagaaaaggAAGTACCTTGAGGCTTGCAAGAAGGAGGGTCTtcgaagagagaaagagagagctgCTTATGAGCAACACCAATATCAAACAAAATCAACCCTGAAGATGGATCACTCACTACAATTCCCTTAACTGGCAACCAAAGAAACAGCTCTTCCTGGGTCAAACCCTCCAAACCCATCAACCCACCATAGCTCAAATTGGCTCTCACAACACTGTCAAAGTACACTCTTGTGTCATACTTGGCAAAGCAGGGCTCTCCCAGATTCACCTCCAGCCGCCCATTTTGGTCCAAATTGTaggatttcacattttttgggAACAGACCACCTGGAAGTCCTTGGCTCTGAAGAAGGTCCTGTATAGAggacgaggaggaggaggtggtggagagagggaagaggagaaggaggaggaagaggagagagaggagagacatGGTTGTCAGACTCGTCTGAAACATTGTTTCTGCTGTTGATTATATGAACAACATGAATGTGTAGGATTTATGAGAGATCTCTAGGCATTTTGACTCTCCCATTAAAATCATCGTAGAGGGTGGGGTCCAGGGCGGATGTCAATTGACTAATCTGCCCTTACTTTGTATAATAGTATCCTAGATCCTCAAAGGGTATATTAGAAAAGTACTAACTTTATCTATCCACCCATTTCAAATTAGATACCGCCTGCGTTAAGGATAAGGTTGGTGCTCATGTTAGCTTGAAAAGGAGCTAAATTG
This genomic window from Tripterygium wilfordii isolate XIE 37 chromosome 9, ASM1340144v1, whole genome shotgun sequence contains:
- the LOC120005006 gene encoding uncharacterized protein LOC120005006 isoform X1 → MSKKKAFTGNTMTLKDFHGGSIPSDLPLPSAPGVTIRPVDRSGYDRSGSWGNSMGMGRPDHRARPHSSPATRHFDDKSPFLTHTAQIGRNFDEDERKPLDGGSAPRRTVSDDSFRVPQTRTELRPEPAPTSGVTPWQGMGPVVQGGAVSSYSVRVTEAAHVGMNQQNVGANIGQSVGGPHQNVWAARKEAMGVPDSLQSTWTGQSAAQKLAHASALEKVSSGRWQSKNTIPCPVEIDTVEHLETDSGLLSKGYDDNMYNRVDVVGGSEYADAMFARQMEWGLSTDHEVQVARKDFLDHERVRSPLASEVQVKKSLGYADGSHPPCNNSKYGASDVQSPVPSEVLQRPILKLLPRTKPLESGGPPAVDQKQGYQQPISPAQGHTETANIFHGIKNPVKPGLAVSVGVKQAAERPKLNLRPRSQPQQGEGSDERERRALFGGARPREQVLKERGLDDVAITRPDILGQHSDGSKHSILKTERGPEHTVSISHSERTDNATHHLRAGKKSDRKDYSADVERGGDMQRKNYGADVEKGVTQRKNWRNENRTNNERRQQQQLPQERQPSPETWRKPVEGPKSTSDAVGVRHGKAASAVELAQVFSRSFSDPNVADPYSSQRGLPGNTQMPFSRLMDPTARPKINGY
- the LOC120005006 gene encoding uncharacterized protein LOC120005006 isoform X2: MSKKKAFTGNTMTLKDFHGGSIPSDLPLPSAPGVTIRPVDRSGYDRSGSWGNSMGMGRPDHRARPHSSPATRHFDDKSPFLTHTAQIGRNFDEDERKPLDGGSAPRRTVSDDSFRVPQTRTELRPEPAPTSGVTPWQGMGPVVQGGAVSSYSVRVTEAAHVGMNQQNVGANIGQSVGGPHQNVWAARKEAMGVPDSLQSTWTGQSAAQKLAHASALEKVSSGRWQSKNTIPCPVEIDTVEHLETDSGLLSKGYDDNMYNRVDVVGGSEYADAMFARQMEWGLSTDHEVQVARKDFLDHERVRSPLASEVQVKKSLGYADGSHPPCNNSKYGASDVQSPVPSEVLQRPILKLLPRTKPLESGGPPAVDQKQGYQQPISPAQGHTETANIFHGIKNPVKPGLAVSVGVKQAAERPKLNLRPRSQPQQGEGSDERERRALFGGARPREQVLKERGLDDVAITRPDILGQHSDGKHSILKTERGPEHTVSISHSERTDNATHHLRAGKKSDRKDYSADVERGGDMQRKNYGADVEKGVTQRKNWRNENRTNNERRQQQQLPQERQPSPETWRKPVEGPKSTSDAVGVRHGKAASAVELAQVFSRSFSDPNVADPYSSQRGLPGNTQMPFSRLMDPTARPKINGY
- the LOC120005014 gene encoding BTB/POZ domain-containing protein At3g22104-like isoform X1; protein product: MEARCDLEVEVNGEATFMVNKKILASFSGRFSKLFTKLTGSTRKLKVIFHDFPGGPYGFELMSRYCYNNGSITITPSNVFLIHSAAHFMEIGKDCSATFDLVEQTENFLDGISNWSWSELVVALKHSQDLLPAQDVSILFEKILDCLVGRLGLPIITSPYTTFSENSSFHCSCDTRSTDSRRNYYSASPTTWWFEDLLFLKVDLIEKVIHTMTSQRLDQAMIYKFLIFYLKAGLYNAATADKCKISEIVISLLSLLDRSSLSCKGLFEVHRLVSSLRISEQHRVMLESLIGSRLDQATVNHLLITSPCEKEQMFDVNLVLRLVEAFIFDGNSWISFGQLKKVASLMDSYLFEVAPDLFLKPSKFAALVSAIPDSARRSNDRIYQAVDIYLEVHARLSEAERMSICSATNQNGFHSRQN
- the LOC120005014 gene encoding BTB/POZ domain-containing protein At3g22104-like isoform X2, encoding MSRYCYNNGSITITPSNVFLIHSAAHFMEIGKDCSATFDLVEQTENFLDGISNWSWSELVVALKHSQDLLPAQDVSILFEKILDCLVGRLGLPIITSPYTTFSENSSFHCSCDTRSTDSRRNYYSASPTTWWFEDLLFLKVDLIEKVIHTMTSQRLDQAMIYKFLIFYLKAGLYNAATADKCKISEIVISLLSLLDRSSLSCKGLFEVHRLVSSLRISEQHRVMLESLIGSRLDQATVNHLLITSPCEKEQMFDVNLVLRLVEAFIFDGNSWISFGQLKKVASLMDSYLFEVAPDLFLKPSKFAALVSAIPDSARRSNDRIYQAVDIYLEVHARLSEAERMSICSATNQNGFHSRQN
- the LOC120005021 gene encoding transcription factor DYT1-like, whose amino-acid sequence is MESIGSAMDKLYITQEQNYRGTMSQTPRKVTTVNYLAERSRRRKLSDKLLTLRSQVPIITNLIIDDAITYIQELQSTVKVLSNQLFEKDVSIEEENNKKQSDEEVFAEEKKQSDIKEDVVVRGIDGDKFQVKIIIEKRRGRFTRLLEDMAFYGFNLSETNVSTSNGAFLVTSWVEGIYGDKLPIHRTRELSGGLRSKSSRKYCWFSISYQL
- the LOC120005024 gene encoding uncharacterized protein LOC120005024 isoform X1, coding for MFQTSLTTMSLLSLLFLLLLLFPLSTTSSSSSSIQDLLQSQGLPGGLFPKNVKSYNLDQNGRLEVNLGEPCFAKYDTRVYFDSVVRANLSYGGLMGLEGLTQEELFLWLPVKGIVVSDPSSGLILFDIGVAHKQLSLSLFEDPPSCKPQGVLLEKVAVKEMGFQMREGI
- the LOC120005024 gene encoding uncharacterized protein LOC120005024 isoform X2, translated to MFQTSLTTMSLLSLLFLLLLLFPLSTTSSSSSSIQDLLQSQGLPGGLFPKNVKSYNLDQNGRLEVNLGEPCFAKYDTRVYFDSVVRANLSYGGLMGLEGLTQEELFLWLPVKGIVVSDPSSGLILFDIGVAHKQLSLSLFEDPPSCKPQVFLINQT